The genomic DNA GCAACATGAGTCATCAGCGGATCGACATCGATCGGCCGTGAGAGGTCGAGCGCGCGGATGCGCGCGATCAGCGCGTCGGCGGCGTCGCGCATCATCGGCAGCGTGCGGCCGAGCGCGGCGTGCTGGAACGCCGGGTTGATCATCGCGCGCTGCGTCGCCCAATCGTCACCGTTCGCCGAGAACACGCTGTTGCCGATCGCCGGGCCGAGTGTGCGGACGAGCAGGTGGTGCTTGGGAAACTCGCGCCAATTTCCCATGATCCGCTTCACGAGGACGAGTTCGTTGGCGATATACATCTGCAACCCGGGGGTGCGGATCTCCCCCATCTTCATCGTGTAGCTCTTGGCGAAGAGCACATGGATCCACGAATTCCAGCCGCGCACGAAGCGCCAGAACAGCGACGATTTCTTCGGGTGCGGATCGGGGAAGGGGGGTACGAAGCGGCCGTCGACATGCTCGCCGCCGATGTTTGGCAGCGTCATTGGATCTGGCGAAACGCCGCGATCGAGGCGTCGATCGGGCGCGCCGCGGCCATCAGGCTCGGAAAGTCGAGCGGCGAGACGCGATCACCCATCCGCAGATAATCGAAGTGGATCTCGTACTTGTTGGCATATCCCTTGTGGTACGTGTCCGGGTTGTAGAACAAATGGAAGCGTGGGGAGAGCAGCTCCATCCGCGGCTTGGGATCGGTCGCGACGATCGCCATCGGATTTACGCCATGATAGGCCGCGCCATCGGGCGGCGAGCCGATGTCGATCCAGCGGAAATCGGCGGTCGCAAGGCGGCGGAGCTGATCGTGGAAACGCGTCGCATCCCATCGTCACCAGCGCGAAGTTCGCTGGCAGCGTATCACCGCAGCGATCGAGCAAGCGGACCATCAGCGGAATCGACAGGATCGATCCGTTGCTGTGGGTCAGCAGTATTATCTCGTCCCACGGCTCAGCGAAGCTCGCCGCGATCTCTTCGGTAAATACGGCAAGCCGGGCTTCGATCTCGGGATGCGCTTCGCCGCCGCCGAGTTCGCTGTTGAACACGAAGAAGCGCAGCAGCCATGGCGCATGCCATTTGGTCAGCAACGGCGCGGAGATGGCTACTGCGGCGGCGAACCCGACCAGCAGTGCGATCCAGCCGGGCAGCCAGATCGCGGCCACACCCCACAGGATCAGCGTCAGCAGCAGTGGCAGCGCGATCGTCAGCACCGGGGGGTAGAAAAGCGTGATCAGCGGGCCCCTGCCCAGCTTTTTGCCCTTCTCGAAATCGAGGTGGCGGATATTGGCGCTGTACGCGCTCCAGGCGCGCACGGCGAGCTTGAACGGATTGCGGATCCACGCCGTGCGGACGATGTCGTCCCAGCGCAGGAAACTATAGTCGGTGATCACGTCCTGCGCGGGGTTCGCGATCGTCCAGTCGGCGCGCAATGCGCCAACGTTGCGGCGGGTCGAAACCGTCGCTGGCTCTCCGGTCAACGCGGCGTAGCGGGCGACCGCCTCGGCCGCGAGCGAATGGTAGAAGCGCACGCCGCGGGGGTCGAAGCCGCCGACGTAGAAGACTTTGCGCTTGAACCCCGCCATCGCGCTTGCCTACACGATCGGATGGCCGAGCGGGAACGGAATTACTGCGTCTTCCTCGACCACCGCAAATACAATCGTAACATCGGCTGCCGCCGGCATGATAATCTTTATGGCATTGCCGGAGGCGGAACCGAGCGACAACGCTGGGCCGTCGACCGCGATTTCTACCGCACGATGCGCGCGCAGGGCGATCCGATGGCATTGCCATCCTATGTGACGTGCCTGTTGTTCGGCTGGTTCTTCTGGAACTATCATTCCGGCCGCTGGCCGTGGCGCGGGCAGTTGCTGCGCCGTTTCGTGAAGGCACCAAGATGATTGTGAGCGTTGGTGGGGTGACGTTCGGCAACGATCTGCCGTTCGTGCTGGTGAGCGGCCCGTGCCAGATCGAAAGCCGCGATCATGCGCTGCGGCTGGCCGAGGCGATCGCCGCGATGGCGCGGGCGGCGGGCGTGCCGTTCGTGTTCAAATCCTCGTTCGACAAGGCGAACCGCACGTCGATCGGCGGACGGCGCGGGGTGGGGATCGACGAGGGGCTGCGCGTGCTCGCCGACGTGCGGGCCGCGATCGGCTGCCCGGTGCTGACCGATATCCACGCACCCGAGCAAGCAGCCCCGACCGCCGACGCGGTGGATATCCTCCAGATCCCGGCGTTCCTGTCACGCCAGACCGACCTGCTGCTCGCGGCGGGACGCACCGGGGCGGCGGTGAACGTGAAGAAGGGCCAGTTCCTCGCGCCGTGGGACATGGCGGCGGTGGCGGCAAAGATCGCCTCGACCGGCAACGAACGGATCATCCTCACCGATCGCGGCGCGAGCTTCGGCTACAACATGCTCGTCAGCGATCTGCGCGCGCTGCCGATCATGGCGGAGACGGGCTATCCGGTGATGTATGACGCGACGCATTCGGTGCAGGCGCCGGGCGGAATGGGGGGCTCCTCCGGTGGGGACCGTCGCTTCGCCCCGCCGCTGGCGCGCGGGGCGGTGGCGGTCGGGGTGGCAGCGGTGTTCGCGGAGGCGCACGACGATCCGGATCAAGCGCCGTCGGACGGCCCTGTGATGCTGCCGCTGGAATGGCTGCCGAGATTGCTTGAGGATTTGCGGCGGATCGATGCGGTGGTGAAGGAGGGGTGAGGCGGGTGTGCCTCGATTCGCCGGGGCGCTCCACCCTATACCCCGGCGAAGGCCGGGGGCCAGCAACGGGCCGCTCGCAACTGGGCCCCGGCCTTCGCCGGGGTACGAGCTACGCCGGCGGTCTCTCGTTCCAAGCAATGACTTGATGATCGATCACTTCGCCAAAAGCGCCGGTGCGGAGCTTCGCCGGCTTCGCACCTAACGCTATCAGCGCGAAGCGCGCTGCGCCGTTGCTCGTGACCAGCAGCACGGTGCCTTCCGAGCCCTCGAAGAACCCGCGCCACGCCGCGATCCGCTCGGCCGCATTGACGATCCAGCCCGGCGGCGGGACGGCATCGCCTTCCCACGCCGCAAGCGCTTCTGCCCCGATCCGGGCGGTCACGGCTTCTTCGGTTTGCCCCTCGTCCGACCCATGATCGATCTCGCGCAGCCATGCGGCAGACTCTGCGACCAGATACGGCACGACGATCGCCGCGGTCTTGCGCGTGCGAAGAAGCGGCGAGGTCAGGCATCGATCGAAGCGTACGCTGGCAAAATTGTCCGCTAGCGCGCGCGCCTGTTCCCGTCCACACTTGACCAGTGCGAGATCGGTGCGGGCGCCGATCCGGCGCGGCGGCTCGCCCGGCGCAAAGGTGTTGCCGTGGCGCACGATGATCGCCCTCATGCGCAATGCGGGTCGCCGTGCGCCGCGATCAGCGCCTCGGCGCGGGCGATATCCACTTCGGTGTCGATCCCCGACATGTCGAACACAGCCGGCGCGACCTCAACCGCAGCGATCCGCAGCCCGAGTTCAAGCAGCCGCAATTGCTCCAGCCCCTCCAGCTGTTCGAGTTCGGTCGGCGGCGCCGCCTCGAACGCTTCGAGCGCGGCGCGGCGGTAGCCGTAAAGCCCGACATGCCGCCACACGGGGCAGGGGAGGCCAGCGCGGCGCATTGCGGACTCGTCGCGAAGCGCCGGCAGGATCGTCTTGGAGAACCACAAGGCGCGGCCATCGGCGGCGCGCACGCACGTCGTGCCGCTGAACGGGGCTGCCCATTTGTGCGCGCGGAACGCATCCAGCGTGTCCCACGACAGCTGCACGACAGGGGTCGCTACATCCATATCGCCGTCGCGCAGAGCGGCGACCACGGCGGTCAGCGCGTCGGCCGGCTGAAACGGTGCATCACCCTGCAGATTGACAATGATCGCGGGCGCCTCCGCTTGCAGCCGCGCGGCGGCGAGCGCGCGCCCCGAGCCGGAAGCGATCGCCGGATCGGTCATCACCGCGGCGCACCCCGCCGCCTCGGCATGCGCAGCAATTCGCGGATCGTCGGTCGCGACCACCAGCGTAGCGTCGATCTCGGCCAGCGCGCGGCGCGCAAAGGCGATAGTCCGGTGGAGCAGACTGACACCGGCAATTTCCCGCAGCGGCTTCATCGGCAACCGAGTCGAAGGTCCGCGTGCGGGGATGACGACGAGCAGGCTCATCGCCGCACCTCGTTCGACGCCGGCGCCAGGCTCAGACGACGCCAGCGCGCAGCACGTCGTGCATATGGACCGCGCCGACCAACCGATCGCCATCGCACACGAACAGCAGCAGGATGTTGCGTTCATGCATCCGCCGCACCGCCTCTGACGCCAGCTCAGCCGGGCCGATGTATGTCGGGGGCGCTGTCATGAACTGGCTGACGGTGTTCGAAAGATTGCCGTTGCTCGTCACCGTGCGCCGCAGATCGCCATCGGTGAAGGCGCCGATCAGCTTCCCCTCGGCATCGACGACCGCCGTTCCGCCAAGCCGCGTGCGCGTCATCTCGATCGTCGCGTCGAGCAGCGTTGCCTCGGGTGTCACGCGCGGAATGTCCGGCCCCCGCGCCATCAGGTCGCGCACCTTGAGCAGCCGGGCACCCAGCCGGCCATTGGGATGCGTGCGCCATGGTGCGCGAGAATCGGGGCTATGATTTCGGCGCCTGGGCGCATCTGCTGCGGCTCGAACCGGCGCTGTACGGTGCGGACGCGCTGTACATCATCAACGACAGCATCTTCGGCCCAAGCGATCCAAAACAGTTCGGCGACGTGATCGCAGCGGCGCGTGCCAACCCGGCCGATCTGGTCGGGCTGACCGAGTCGCTCGAGCGCGGCTGGCACATGCAGAGCTATTTCCTGCGCGCCAACGCCGCGGTGCTGTCGTCTTACGCCTTTCAGATCTTCGTCAATTCGGTGCGCGTGATCCCCGACAAGGACGATCTGATCAACGAATTCGAAGTGCCGCTGACGCAGCGGCTGTGCGCCTCGGGCTATACCGCTGCAGCGCTGTTCAAGGTCGATGAAGCGCGTAAACCAACGCTCTTCTCGTGGAAGCGGCTGCTTGTCGCCGGCTATCCGTTCGTGAAGCTGCTGCTCGTGCGTGGCCGTTTCCCGCATATCGATACCGACGGGATGGACAAGGCGCTCAAGCGCGCCGGGTTCGACCAGGATCTGCTCGACGCGACTCTCGCCTGTCGCACCGACGAGCCGCTGCCCGAGCCCAGCTACCCCTTGCTTGCCCGCCCGCTCACGTCGCGGCTGAAGGACGAGGAGCCGCCGCGCAAGCCGTACAAGGTCGCCTTCTACGGCCCGTGGAACTACGACAATGGCCTGGGCTCGGCGAGCCGCGGGATCATCGCCGGCATTCGCGCCGCCGGCGTCCGGCTGAACCTGCACCCGATCCACAAGCCGTTCCATGTTCACAAGCCGCTGACCCCGCCGCACGACGTGATCGACTTCGACGGGGCGGCGGATATCGCGATCGTTCATCTCAACCCCGATTCCTGGCATCTCCTAACCGACGAGCAGCGCAGCGAGATCGGCCGCGCGCGGCGCCGCATCGGCTATTGGGTGTGGGAGATGGAGCATCTGCCCAAGGCGTGGCGGCGCGACTTCTCGTCGGTCGACCGCATCTGGGCGCCGAGCGGCTACAATGCCGCACTGTACGAGGCGCAGGACGAAGCGCCGGTCGACGTGGTGCCGCATGTCGTGCCGGTCGAGGTCGACATGGCAAGCAACCGCGCGCCGATCCGCGAGGCGCTTGGGCTGCCGAGCGAGCGCCGCCTGTTCCTCTACGTGTTCGACGGCGCGAGCTATCTCGTGCGCAAAAACCCAGCGGCGCTGATCCGTGCTTTCGGCGCGAGCAAGCTGGCGGAGCAGGGTTGGTCGCTGGTGCTCAAGACCAAGCATCTGATGGACCGCGCGGGCGACGGCGAGGCGCTCGCTGCGCTGGCGGGCGAAACCGATGGCGTGATCTTGCTTGATCGCTCGCTCAGCAGCCGTGAACTCTCTGATTTGGTCGCCGCGTGCGACATCTACGTCTCGCCGCATTGCGCCGAAGGGTTTGGGCTGACGGTGGCCGAGGCGATGGCTGCGGGCCGCGTCGTCGTCGCGACCGATTATAGCGGAACGACGCAATTCCTCGACGATAGCTGTGGATTCCCCGTGCGCGCTACGTCGTGGACGCTCGCTGAGGATCATGGGCATTACACCAAGGGCGGCACCTGGGCGAAGGTCGACGAGGCCGCGCTGGCCGATGCGCTGAGCACCGCGGCGGCGCGCATCGACGCTGGCGACACGTCGATCGGGGAGGCCGCGCGCGATCGGATCGCGCAGATGCTGTCGATCGCGGCGGTCGGCGCGACGGTCGCCAAAAGTCTCGACGCCGTCCTCACCGACACCACCGACATCCGCCGCGCGCCCCCGCGGATCGAGGAAGGCGCGACCGGGACGCCGCTCTCGGCTTTCGACCCCGGCGCGATCCTGAAGGTCGTCCCGCTCAAGGCCGGCTCGCTCGTTCCAACAACAAACGCACTAGCGTCTGTGGATGATGATCGAGAAGTTTGGGCAATGTTCGTCCCCGAAAACGGCGGCGTCCATCCCCTCACCCGCCGCATCTTCGAACGCCACGCGACGCCGCGCCCCGACGTGTCGCTATTCTACGCCGACGACGCGGCGTTTGGCGAAGCGACGCTGCTCGATCAGATCCGCCTGAAGCCGCAATTCGACCAAACGCTGTTCGCCGCACAGGATTATATCGGCGCGCCGCTGTTCGTCCGCGGCTCCGCGCTCCACGAACTGGGCGGCGTAAACGAGGATCTCGGCGAGGCGGGGCTTTACGATCTTGTGTTGCGTGCGGCCGAACGCGGCATGTCGATCGGGCGCATTCCTGAGGTACTTTTGGTGCAGCCGGGCGAGCGCCCGATCGCACCGGCGGATGCGCGTCGCGCGCTGATCGAAAATTCTCCGCTGTACGCCGGCTATGACGTGTCGAGCGGGCCTGCGGCGAATACGCTGCAGCTCGCAGCACGGTTCGGCGACGATCGCCCGCAGGTCACGATCTGCGTGCCGACGCGCCGCACCGCGATCGAGGACGGCGACGGAACCTATATCGAGCGGCTGCTCGCCAGCATTGCGACGGCTGACTGGCCGGCGCATCGCCTCACCGTGATCGTCGCCGATGATATCGCCGGCAGGCCCGAGTGGGAGCACGGCGACTGGCCGTTCACGCTGCGCCGCATCGAAACGCTGCGCGAACCGCATGTGCCGTTCAACTTCGCCGCCAAGGTCAACACGCTGTGGCGCGCGGCGGAGAGCGATCTCGTCATGATCACCAACGACGATGTGGTCGCGCTCGATAGCGGATGGGTGGCGGCGCTCGCCGGCTTCGCGATGGATCGCGACGTCGGCGCGGTCGGGCCGCGGCTGCTTTACGATGATGGCACGATCCAGCATGCCGGCATCTATGGCGGCGTGCTCGGCACCAGCGTTCACGCCTGGCTTGGCCGGCGGCCGGGCGCACCGACCTATCAGGACTGGGCGATGACTCAGCGTGAGGTCTCGATGATCACCGGGGCACTGATCGCGACGCGGCGCAGCGTGCTTGAAGCGGTCGGCGGCGTCGACGAGCGCTTCAGCCTGGAGTTCAACGATGTCGACCTGTGCCTGAAGATCCGTCAGCTCGGCCTCAGGATCGTCTACAATCCAGCGGCCGAGTTGATCCATTCGGAGAAGAAGTCGCGTGGCGATACGGTGCCGCCGGGCGAGCAGCTCGCGCTGTTCCTCAGCCGCTGGCAGGATTGGCTGGCGGACGATCCGGCGCTGCCGCCGCGCCTGCGCCGCGACATGCTCGATCTCACGCCATCGGCCGGGCGGGGGGATTGGTTCGTCTGAGCACGCACGAGCGCGCTCAGTCGATCAGGTCGCCCGCCGTAGCGTCGCCAGTCGTGCGCCGGATCTTGCGGCGCTGCTGTCGGCGCGGTGAGGCGCGCTCCATCGCCACGGCGATGATGATGAGCACGAACAGCATTGCGCCGAAGAAGATCATGTAGTCGGACGTGAAGTCGAAACGTGCTGCGTTCATTGTCTCGATTGTCCGGTTGCGCCGAGGGTCGAGTATAGGCTTAGATCAGTTGCGTCGGTTTTGAAAGTTGAGGGCGTTACCCGCGCGCGGCGGGTGGCGGTTCGGCCGCCATCAGCGCGCTCCATTCACCGGCCACTGTCGCGAGGTTCGCCCGCGCAATCTCGTACAATGCCACGTCGCGCTGATTGTACTTTGCGATCGCAGCGTGGAGGTCCGGGGTGACGTCCACGTGATTGTCCTCCGTGTCCTCGGTCGCTCGCTTGTGCTCGGACGGGAGCAGGTTCGTGCCCAGCAGTCGCGAGAGGATGTTGAACGACAGGGCATAGTTTTCGAGCAGGCCGACAAAGGCGTAGTTGCTGCCGATGAAGGCGTTGATCTGATCAGAGGTGACGACGTCATTCGGCATCAGGAAGCGCGCCATTTTATTCTGTGTCTCGGGTGCCTCAATATAATGCTCGATCGTCGGGAAGCGCGCGATCGTCTGTGCGTAGGTCGGGTGGGATGGCGTGCGCGAATAGCGATAGTCGGAAATGACGCGTTGGATCGGATCGCGCAGGAAAGTGAAGGCGCGCGCATCGGGCCGGGCGGTGCGGATCGGGGCAGCCATGTCCCAGGTGAAGTGCCCCGAGCACGAACGCGCCGCTGCGATCGTGCCATCGTCGATCACCGCGGCGATCTCGTCCTCGATCCGCGTGAATGTGACCGTCTCGCCGTAGAAATACTGGCGATGGATGTTGCGGTACGGCCGGCGCATCCGGGCGAGCTCCGCGGATAGCGACGAGCCCGCAGTCTTCGGCACGTGGATGAAGATGCACAGTTCCTCCGTGAAGCGCTCGTTCGCGAAGAAGGGCGCAAGGCCTTTCGTGATATTGCCAAACGCCACGCCGGCTGCTCCTCATTTGCTGAAGCGGGGCTATGCCGCAGCAACTCCCGTGGCTCAACGGCTGGCGGCGGCTCCTTCAAGCGGGATGCCGTTGCGCTCCGCTGCGCGGCTAGCCGCGAGATAGCCGCCGCCAGCGGCGGTCAACGCGAGAAAGCCGACGACCAATGCGTCGAGCAACATCATGAGCCAGACCAGCCAATCCGGTCGCCCGATCGCGCCATAGCCGAGCGCATAGTGCAGCAGCATCAGCGGCACCGAGCCGGCAAGCGTGTAGCCAACCGCACGCCAGAAGCTGCCAGCCATGACGGCGAAGGAACGAAGCGGGCCGATCCGCGCATTGCCCAACGGCCAGGCGACGAACCAGGCCGTGAGATACATACCGATCACGCCCACCCCGATTGCAAAAGCGAGGCCCACATATTGCGCTAGCCGCGCGTCGAGGCCGAGCAGCACGCCGATCGGAGGGCCGAACAGGCCGATCCATTGTGTCACGGCGTGAAGCGCGAACTGGATACCGAACAGCGTCGCGGCGGGCCGTTCGATCCGCTTCGCCCTTTCGGCATTGCGATCCCACGCCATGTAACGGACGAACCAATAGCCCGGCAGGATCATCGCGAGCGTCTTGGCGCAGCCGAACGTCAGGCGTCGCTGATCCATCGCGACTCCACTGACGCCGTGCCGATACATCCCGATGTCGATCTCGACGACATGCTGTGCGAATTCGATCAGGACGGGGATAGAGAAGAGGATGGGAAGCGCGACCGCAAAGGCCCAGCTATCGGCATAGAGCCGCTTGATATCATTCCACATGCCAAGCCCCGCCGTTCCGCCGCCGCGATGGCGAGGAATGACGGGGCTTGCAACCACTTGCCCCGAATGATCAGGCGGTAAGTAAGCGCTTCTCGCCGGCGATCTTCATCATCGCCTTTTGCAGCTTTTCAAATGCGCGCACCTCGATCTGGCGGACGCGCTCGCGACTGACGCCATAGACTTGGCTGAGTTCCTCGAGCGTCTTGGGATCGTCGGTCAGGCGACGTTCCGTCAGGATATGCTTCTCGCGATCATTGAGATCGTCCATCGCGCTTACGAGCATGCCGTGCCGGACGTCAGCTTCCTGCGCCTCGGCGACGACCTGATCCTGCAACGGCGAATCGTCCTGCAGCCAATCCTGCCACTGACCCTCACCGTCCTCACGCATCGAGACATTGAGCGACGTATCGCCGCCCATCGCCATGCGACGGTTCATGCTGGTGACATCGGCCTCGGTAACGCCGAGATCGGTCGCGATCTTCGTCAGATGCTCGGGCTTGAGATCGCCGTCTTCGAACGCATCGAGCCGGGCCTTCATGCGACGCAGGTTGAAGAACAGCTTCTTCTGTGACGCGGTGGTGCCCATTTTCACGAGGCTCCACGAACGCAGGATGAATTCCTGGATCGAGGCGCGGATCCACCACATCGCATAGGTTGCGAGTCGGAACCCGCGATCGGGCTCGAACTTCTTCACGCCCTGCATCAGGCCGATGTTGCCTTCGCTGATCAGCTCGGACACCGGCAGGCCATAGCCGCGGTAGCCCATGGCAATCTTCGCGACGAGGCGGAGATGGCTGGTGACGAGCTGCGCTGCCGCTTCGGTATCGCCATGTTCTTGAAAACGCTTGGCGAGCATATATTCCTGCTCGGGCGCCAGGATCGGGAATTTCTTGATCTCGGCGAGGTATCGATTGAGGCTTTGCTCGCCGCCGAGCGCCGGGATTGTCGCCGGGAGGTTGCCGCTAGCCATAATAATTTTCTCCCTTTCCGGAGCCCGCTTGCCGCACTGCAGCGAAGCGCTTCCACGTTATACGTCGAGTTGACTGAACAGTTCCTGCATGTCTGCAGGCATCGCACTATCGAACGACAAAGCGATACTTGTCACGGGATGAATGAACCCGAGCCGCGCGGCGTGGAGCGCCTGACGGCGGAATGAAAGTTCATCAAGATCACGCTTATGAGCCTGTTTTGTTCTACCATAGACGGGGTCACCCAGCAAGGGATGGCCGATCGACGCCATGTGGACGCGCACCTGGTGCGTACGCCCGGTTTCGAGCCGGCATTCCACCAGTGCGGCCTCGCGCAGCCGATGTTCGGTACGGTAATGCGTCACCGCGCGCTTGCCGCCGGCGACGATCGCCACCTTCTTGCGGTTGCTCGGAGAGCGGGCGAGCGGGGCGTCTACTGCGCCATCGGGCGGCATCGGCCGGCCGCCGACGATTGCCTTGTAGCGCCGGTCGATCGAGTGATTGGCGAACTGCTTGGCGAGCCCCTCGTGGGCGCGGTCGGTTTTCGCCGCCACCATTAGGCCGGACGTGCCCTTATCGATACGGTGAACGATACCCGGCCGGGCGACCCCGCCGATTCCCGACAGCGAGCCGCCGCAATGATGCAGCAGCGCATTGACGAGCGTACCATCGAAATTGCCTGCCGCCGGGTGAACGACGAGGCCCGCGGGCTTGTCGATCACGATGAGATGATCGTCCTCGAACGCGACCACCAGCGGGATATCCTGCGCTTCGTTGTGCGCCGGGATGGGATCTGGGACAGCGACTGCGAATACCTCGCCCGCCGCTGCGCGCTTCGC from Sphingomonas radiodurans includes the following:
- the kdsA gene encoding 3-deoxy-8-phosphooctulonate synthase; this encodes MIVSVGGVTFGNDLPFVLVSGPCQIESRDHALRLAEAIAAMARAAGVPFVFKSSFDKANRTSIGGRRGVGIDEGLRVLADVRAAIGCPVLTDIHAPEQAAPTADAVDILQIPAFLSRQTDLLLAAGRTGAAVNVKKGQFLAPWDMAAVAAKIASTGNERIILTDRGASFGYNMLVSDLRALPIMAETGYPVMYDATHSVQAPGGMGGSSGGDRRFAPPLARGAVAVGVAAVFAEAHDDPDQAPSDGPVMLPLEWLPRLLEDLRRIDAVVKEG
- a CDS encoding histidine phosphatase family protein, with the translated sequence MRAIIVRHGNTFAPGEPPRRIGARTDLALVKCGREQARALADNFASVRFDRCLTSPLLRTRKTAAIVVPYLVAESAAWLREIDHGSDEGQTEEAVTARIGAEALAAWEGDAVPPPGWIVNAAERIAAWRGFFEGSEGTVLLVTSNGAARFALIALGAKPAKLRTGAFGEVIDHQVIAWNERPPA
- the kdsB gene encoding 3-deoxy-manno-octulosonate cytidylyltransferase, producing the protein MSLLVVIPARGPSTRLPMKPLREIAGVSLLHRTIAFARRALAEIDATLVVATDDPRIAAHAEAAGCAAVMTDPAIASGSGRALAAARLQAEAPAIIVNLQGDAPFQPADALTAVVAALRDGDMDVATPVVQLSWDTLDAFRAHKWAAPFSGTTCVRAADGRALWFSKTILPALRDESAMRRAGLPCPVWRHVGLYGYRRAALEAFEAAPPTELEQLEGLEQLRLLELGLRIAAVEVAPAVFDMSGIDTEVDIARAEALIAAHGDPHCA
- a CDS encoding glycosyltransferase, whose amino-acid sequence is MVRENRGYDFGAWAHLLRLEPALYGADALYIINDSIFGPSDPKQFGDVIAAARANPADLVGLTESLERGWHMQSYFLRANAAVLSSYAFQIFVNSVRVIPDKDDLINEFEVPLTQRLCASGYTAAALFKVDEARKPTLFSWKRLLVAGYPFVKLLLVRGRFPHIDTDGMDKALKRAGFDQDLLDATLACRTDEPLPEPSYPLLARPLTSRLKDEEPPRKPYKVAFYGPWNYDNGLGSASRGIIAGIRAAGVRLNLHPIHKPFHVHKPLTPPHDVIDFDGAADIAIVHLNPDSWHLLTDEQRSEIGRARRRIGYWVWEMEHLPKAWRRDFSSVDRIWAPSGYNAALYEAQDEAPVDVVPHVVPVEVDMASNRAPIREALGLPSERRLFLYVFDGASYLVRKNPAALIRAFGASKLAEQGWSLVLKTKHLMDRAGDGEALAALAGETDGVILLDRSLSSRELSDLVAACDIYVSPHCAEGFGLTVAEAMAAGRVVVATDYSGTTQFLDDSCGFPVRATSWTLAEDHGHYTKGGTWAKVDEAALADALSTAAARIDAGDTSIGEAARDRIAQMLSIAAVGATVAKSLDAVLTDTTDIRRAPPRIEEGATGTPLSAFDPGAILKVVPLKAGSLVPTTNALASVDDDREVWAMFVPENGGVHPLTRRIFERHATPRPDVSLFYADDAAFGEATLLDQIRLKPQFDQTLFAAQDYIGAPLFVRGSALHELGGVNEDLGEAGLYDLVLRAAERGMSIGRIPEVLLVQPGERPIAPADARRALIENSPLYAGYDVSSGPAANTLQLAARFGDDRPQVTICVPTRRTAIEDGDGTYIERLLASIATADWPAHRLTVIVADDIAGRPEWEHGDWPFTLRRIETLREPHVPFNFAAKVNTLWRAAESDLVMITNDDVVALDSGWVAALAGFAMDRDVGAVGPRLLYDDGTIQHAGIYGGVLGTSVHAWLGRRPGAPTYQDWAMTQREVSMITGALIATRRSVLEAVGGVDERFSLEFNDVDLCLKIRQLGLRIVYNPAAELIHSEKKSRGDTVPPGEQLALFLSRWQDWLADDPALPPRLRRDMLDLTPSAGRGDWFV
- a CDS encoding sulfotransferase family 2 domain-containing protein, translating into MAFGNITKGLAPFFANERFTEELCIFIHVPKTAGSSLSAELARMRRPYRNIHRQYFYGETVTFTRIEDEIAAVIDDGTIAAARSCSGHFTWDMAAPIRTARPDARAFTFLRDPIQRVISDYRYSRTPSHPTYAQTIARFPTIEHYIEAPETQNKMARFLMPNDVVTSDQINAFIGSNYAFVGLLENYALSFNILSRLLGTNLLPSEHKRATEDTEDNHVDVTPDLHAAIAKYNQRDVALYEIARANLATVAGEWSALMAAEPPPAARG
- the rpoH gene encoding RNA polymerase sigma factor RpoH, producing MASGNLPATIPALGGEQSLNRYLAEIKKFPILAPEQEYMLAKRFQEHGDTEAAAQLVTSHLRLVAKIAMGYRGYGLPVSELISEGNIGLMQGVKKFEPDRGFRLATYAMWWIRASIQEFILRSWSLVKMGTTASQKKLFFNLRRMKARLDAFEDGDLKPEHLTKIATDLGVTEADVTSMNRRMAMGGDTSLNVSMREDGEGQWQDWLQDDSPLQDQVVAEAQEADVRHGMLVSAMDDLNDREKHILTERRLTDDPKTLEELSQVYGVSRERVRQIEVRAFEKLQKAMMKIAGEKRLLTA
- a CDS encoding RluA family pseudouridine synthase; the protein is MDRGVSVIQATIAAAADGWRLDRALADAVPTLSRERLKVLINAGQVDRDGVAVRDPAKRAAAGEVFAVAVPDPIPAHNEAQDIPLVVAFEDDHLIVIDKPAGLVVHPAAGNFDGTLVNALLHHCGGSLSGIGGVARPGIVHRIDKGTSGLMVAAKTDRAHEGLAKQFANHSIDRRYKAIVGGRPMPPDGAVDAPLARSPSNRKKVAIVAGGKRAVTHYRTEHRLREAALVECRLETGRTHQVRVHMASIGHPLLGDPVYGRTKQAHKRDLDELSFRRQALHAARLGFIHPVTSIALSFDSAMPADMQELFSQLDV